Part of the Bacteriovorax sp. BAL6_X genome, GAGTTGAAATTGATGGCCCTTTTATATAGATTTCTCCAATACCTTGGTCTTGATTTCTTATCTCTAGCTGAGTAGGAGAAAGGACCTTCCCACATGAAATAAATTCTTCATTCTTAAGCGTTAATGTTTCAAACTTAGTTCCTACTTCATGAAATGTAACAGCAAGAGTTGCTTCTGCTAATCCATAAACAGGCATAATAGCGTTTGCACTGAAACCGTATTTTTCAAAACGTTTACTAAACGCTTTTAAAACGTTGGCCTTAATTGGCTCGGCCCCACATTGAGCGAAACGAATATGTGAAAGGTCGAGTCCTTGTAATTTCTTTTCAGGGATTTTAGTCGCACAAACATAGTAGGCCGAATTAGGAATACAAAGGGCACTACACTTTGTTTCAGATACTAAGTGAAGCCATTTGTGAGGTGCTATCACGTAATCCTGAGTACGAATAATATGACATTCTAAATTCTTTAAGAGAGCAGTTAGAAGACTTCCAATTAGCCCCATGTCATGATGAAGTGGAAGCCAAGTACATATTGAATCAGATTCTCTAAGTTTGATCCCTTGATTAATTTGATCATTATTTGCTAGTAGGTTGCTATGACTGATAACAACCCCTTTAGGGGACGAAGTTGAACCTGAAGAAAATTGGATAAAACAAGTTTCTCTGCTTTCTGGATTAGCAAATTGTGCTGCCATTTCAACGTCGTTAAACTTTGCTATATTTGTAAATCCCTCTGGAGAGTTCTTTGCTGCGATATACTTCGTTTGTGCTGCTGAAGAGAATTGGAATAGTAACTCTTGATAATCATCTTTTAGCATTAGGGCATTTGAAGCCATTGGTACTGGTACATTTCCTGAAAGAATAATACCAAAGAAATATGTCACAAAGTTTTCTTCATTTTCAAATGAAAGAATTATATTACTATCCGTGATCTCATTTGCTTTAATTTTTGAAGCAATTAGGCGGGCCTTCTCCATAAGCTCATTGATAGAAAGAGTGCTAACAAGCTTAAAGTTCTTGTAAAAGAAGAGAACCTTCTTTTCTAGATCTTTATTTGAAAGTAGCTTGTCAATTAGGTTAGTCATTCAGTTGACCTTCTAAGTAAGCAATTATCTCAAGTGTCTTATTAAAGATATGTGGCATGAATTCATATTCATTTACACTATGACCTACATAGTAGAATAGAACACGGTTAAGAAGATATTCATTTGCACATGAAAGCATATTTTCTAATTTTTCTTCTCTAGTTAGTTCTAGGCCATCTTTTGCGAAGTAGTATTCGATATCACTTGCGATCTCTCCGCTTGGCGTTGTGAAACTCATGAACTCAACTAAGTCTCTGTATGGAGAGTTAAAGCGTGATAACTCCCAATCATAGAAGCATGGACGCCCATTCTTGAAGCAAATATTCCTTGGATTAAAGTCATTGTGAGTTAGCGTTTTAGGGCCCTCATTGATGACTTTTGCCCATTGTTCTACGTTATCTAGAACTTCTTCTAATTTCTCTTCTGTTTTTGCACTAATATAGTTTTGTGCACGAATATAAGTGATAATCGATTTAGATAAATCCTTATCAATATTTACTTTACCTAGGTTTAGTGAAGATTCAGCTACTTCTTGTGAATTTGCAAAGCCCTTGTGTATTTTTGATATTGCATCGTAGATTAACTCACGCGTTGAACTAATCCAAAGCTCTAAGCTTCCTTGAGTATTCATGAGTTCAATTTGTGAGAAGTTTAGATTTTCAAGAAGAAGTAAATATGCTTCTTTTTGAACATTTACATATGTACCATGAAGCTCTGGCATATAGCGTGCGTAGTTCTTTGAAACCATACGGTATGCTTCAATTTCTCTAATATGACATTTTGTAAATTCATTATTATGAATTGTTTTGATAAATTTTCTTCTGATATCACTATCGGCAAAACCTGCGATAGCTGCAAAACCTGCTATTACATCAGTATCTAGAGGCTTAGACTTAAGTATAATCTTGTCTTCTTTATTTATTTCTAATGAAGTAAATCCTAGTGATTTATTGACCACTCGAGATGTTGCTTCTGTGATAATACCATTTTCGATATTGATCTTATGATCGTGCTCTATTGATGTACTTTCCTTTACAAGCGCCGACTGATCAGTGAAGTTTTCATTGATAAACTCTTTAGTAATGTCTTTTGTCTTAAGTTGATCTTTTGGATTATTTCTTCCTAGCTTATCGTGAGCATAAGCAAATTGTCCTCCACAGATGGCCGACATTGTAGAAAGCTCTAGTGAAAGGGCGGCTCCAGCTATAATTTTTGCGAACCTCTCAACTTTTCCGGCACCAGAACAACCAATCGATTTTAGGCAATCTTTATAATGGCCAAGGCCTGTTCCTCCACCAACTGTTCCAATTACTAGTGAAGGTAGGGTTAAGCTTACATATAAACCTTTTTCATGTTTTTCAAAATTTAAAACTGCTGTTGAAGATTCATGAATACAGGCAAGGTCCTGTCCAGTTGAAGCAAAAATGGCAGCAACAGCATTGGCCACGTTTACGTTATATCCTGTCATACCTTCAAGGCGTGTGATAGGAAGAGATCTAAGGTATAAATTGACTAGGTCTGTACTTGAAGTTTTTAAGATACGTTTTAAAACTTTCTCAGTAATTACACACTCTGCAGTTACATAAGTTCCACGAGTCTGCATGGCAGATCCAACTGAAACTTTCTTATCACTTGAACCATTTCCTTCAAGAAAGAATTCCACTAGTTTAATTTTGGATGTTAATAGTTCTTCTTTGATCCACAAACATGACTGCCATGTACAAACAGTTGTCATATTTTGACCAGAGGCATCCGCGCACTCATAAATAAATTTAGCATGAACGTTACGGCCAATAAGAACTGGTTTAATCTTTTTAAGATCAGCAAAGTTTGAATACTTCTTAGTTATACTCTTAATCGTATCGAAATTATCTTCTAGCCATGAGATAAATTCATCAGCATGGTCAATATCATCAAATGTAAATACAGGGGCACGGTACATTCTCTTTCTTAATACTTTTGCCTTAAATCCACCACATAGTGAAACAGCAAGTGCACCACGAGTGATAGAGGATACTAGTGCTCCTTCAGATGTTGCAATTGGAATATAAAGATCTTCTTTTTCACCTTTTTCATTAATTTTTAAAGGTCCACAAATTCCCATTGGAATGGAAATACTTCCAGCATAAGATTCGATATTACCCTTGAGGTTTAATCCATCTAAGTCCGTTTCTTGAATTGAATCGAGGTTCTCTCCGCACTGGGCCTCTAGAATCGCAATACGATTTAGTCTTGCTGCCTCAGAGTAGTCAAAACGAGATGGGGCCGAAAGCTTCTGCTTGACGACTTTTGCTTCCTGCTCAGAAGCTGAATCTGTGTGTGTTTCATTGATCTTCATAGTTCAAATATAGCTTATAAAGATGAACGAGAACGTTTTATTGAAAATTGTACTATGGCCGTCTACTGTGTAGACGGCATATAAATTACTGTGAAATCAGGTACTTAGATGTTGAAAAGGTGATAGTATCGAGTCTTCTGAGAAATGTCTTTCGCAAATAGTGAAGGAAGGTTCCCATCTCGCATTAGGCATAGGTAGGCCTGGTCATATTGAGATCGAACCTGTGGGATGATCTGCTTAAGTAGGTAGATAAAGCTTAGGCCCATATGGCGATGATCTGGATGGACTCCCATGGTCTTAATAAGCAGCCTCTTTGTATTGAGCGCTGTGGGGTCCACAAAGTTTAAGATGATACCAATTATTGAATTATCTTCTTTTGAAATTAGAGCACGAGAGGTGTGAGGGCAAATTAAAGTAGCGGCCTGGGCGCCATACTTAAGCTTGAATGTCTCAAAAGAAATTGATGAGTAGGCGATATTCTCTCCAAAGACTTGATCTGCACTTTTATAAAATCGTTCAAGATTATCTAACCAAAATTGGCCGTTGATCACTTTAAGTTCATAATTATGAGTCATGGCCGAGTCATCGATTTCAGCAAATTGCTCAGACCATTTTAAGAGCTTATCAAAGTCATTAATCTCATAAGTTACATATCTCTCAAAGACTTCTCCGTTAGCATTTAGTAGATCGTAGAGGCCCTTATCATATGGCGGCTCCATTAAGTGATGAGGAAGGTCTTCGTTTTGTTTAAGTCGATAGGTATTATAAGTTGAAAAATTAAGGGGACCGACTATTTTATCGATACCATGTTCACAGCGATATGCTTTTGCTGCTTTTATAAAGCTATCTGATAAATCTCCAGAGCAGAAGCCAAAGTAGGCTTCAATACCTATAAGAAAGAAAATTGCCGAAGCTTTGCCATCAACAAATTGCTCAATACATGAGATTGCTTCGTTATCTTTAAAAAGAAGAAACTCTTGTTTCTGTTCCTGTGTAAGTAGGTCTAAATTAATTTGCATAAACACCTACTATAAGAGCGATATAAAGTAGGAGAGCAAAGAGTCCAAATGATTTTTCGTTCTTCTTGCGTCCATCTAGGCTTGGTTTTTTAAGGTATTTAAAAAGAGTTGATTGTGCCGCTGCAAAACCAGCAATTCCCATGGCCGCTAAGATTGAGCGTAAGTTTGGCATAAGTGGAATTAGATAGAGGAAGCAGCCTAGAGTTATCATATTCATAAGCGTGATAATTAGAACACTGCCACCAGCTCCATAAATTTTTGTATATGAATCAAGAGTTTCAGTTTCCTCTTCTGGCCCTCTCGTCTTTCTTGTGAACTCATATGAAAAGCCTGAAGCAAATGCCATGGCGAGAATTAGATATACGTAGAATTCAAATGTTGGAACTTGCCATTTTGCTGACATAATCCAAATAATGATTAAGGGAGAGACTAACATATGGCTAATCGAGTAGAGTGTTAAGCGCTTTTCTAGCCAAGTGCCAATAAAGAACTCCTTGGCCATAAGAACTGACCATAAGTAAACGGCTCCATAACAAATGAGACTAAGATAGTTATTTGAAATTAAGAATGAATAACTTAGTCCAATAACCGTAAAAATTGCTGCAATAATATCGAGGTGCCAAAGTTTAATGAGACCTCTT contains:
- a CDS encoding AMP-binding protein, which produces MTNLIDKLLSNKDLEKKVLFFYKNFKLVSTLSINELMEKARLIASKIKANEITDSNIILSFENEENFVTYFFGIILSGNVPVPMASNALMLKDDYQELLFQFSSAAQTKYIAAKNSPEGFTNIAKFNDVEMAAQFANPESRETCFIQFSSGSTSSPKGVVISHSNLLANNDQINQGIKLRESDSICTWLPLHHDMGLIGSLLTALLKNLECHIIRTQDYVIAPHKWLHLVSETKCSALCIPNSAYYVCATKIPEKKLQGLDLSHIRFAQCGAEPIKANVLKAFSKRFEKYGFSANAIMPVYGLAEATLAVTFHEVGTKFETLTLKNEEFISCGKVLSPTQLEIRNQDQGIGEIYIKGPSISTHYFGRKSHLENGWLNTGDLGFLDKEGKLYVTGRSKDLIICNGVNIFANDLEFLAAKVPAVKLGRMVAFSIQTDKSELPHLIIELNEKSKEARKRVKQDVVNALKSKISLSEDNISIVPELTLKKTTSGKVKRQSAQKRYMAGEITKIEKNYRFNLIVSRYIKNKFKFNFLIKEKLG
- a CDS encoding phosphotransferase translates to MKINETHTDSASEQEAKVVKQKLSAPSRFDYSEAARLNRIAILEAQCGENLDSIQETDLDGLNLKGNIESYAGSISIPMGICGPLKINEKGEKEDLYIPIATSEGALVSSITRGALAVSLCGGFKAKVLRKRMYRAPVFTFDDIDHADEFISWLEDNFDTIKSITKKYSNFADLKKIKPVLIGRNVHAKFIYECADASGQNMTTVCTWQSCLWIKEELLTSKIKLVEFFLEGNGSSDKKVSVGSAMQTRGTYVTAECVITEKVLKRILKTSSTDLVNLYLRSLPITRLEGMTGYNVNVANAVAAIFASTGQDLACIHESSTAVLNFEKHEKGLYVSLTLPSLVIGTVGGGTGLGHYKDCLKSIGCSGAGKVERFAKIIAGAALSLELSTMSAICGGQFAYAHDKLGRNNPKDQLKTKDITKEFINENFTDQSALVKESTSIEHDHKINIENGIITEATSRVVNKSLGFTSLEINKEDKIILKSKPLDTDVIAGFAAIAGFADSDIRRKFIKTIHNNEFTKCHIREIEAYRMVSKNYARYMPELHGTYVNVQKEAYLLLLENLNFSQIELMNTQGSLELWISSTRELIYDAISKIHKGFANSQEVAESSLNLGKVNIDKDLSKSIITYIRAQNYISAKTEEKLEEVLDNVEQWAKVINEGPKTLTHNDFNPRNICFKNGRPCFYDWELSRFNSPYRDLVEFMSFTTPSGEIASDIEYYFAKDGLELTREEKLENMLSCANEYLLNRVLFYYVGHSVNEYEFMPHIFNKTLEIIAYLEGQLND
- a CDS encoding prenyltransferase, UbiA family; this encodes MSKDISHITMEDSFIKRYLAWSNERFPMANVISGLITFFVMSRLALFLQDKALDFTPLDFLGAIAVVGHYFVLRVFDEHKDFKVDCINHPERALQRGLIKLWHLDIIAAIFTVIGLSYSFLISNNYLSLICYGAVYLWSVLMAKEFFIGTWLEKRLTLYSISHMLVSPLIIIWIMSAKWQVPTFEFYVYLILAMAFASGFSYEFTRKTRGPEEETETLDSYTKIYGAGGSVLIITLMNMITLGCFLYLIPLMPNLRSILAAMGIAGFAAAQSTLFKYLKKPSLDGRKKNEKSFGLFALLLYIALIVGVYAN